Proteins from a genomic interval of Thamnophis elegans isolate rThaEle1 chromosome 2, rThaEle1.pri, whole genome shotgun sequence:
- the LOC116504822 gene encoding platelet glycoprotein IX-like, with protein sequence MIKGLIMLLLLNTTQAWICMLCPCKSLDSWGWAANCNLMELKEMPLLNSSIKILHLQNNNLTTVPLGALDNLTNLEEIDFSNNPWHCDCSILYLKEWLADFNKSSLAKATCKTPAFLNMKALSQLKGNELEGCRKPLPISCLDFFWTDLGLIILAIIVLILAACVLQRSKQLVLQASRKQHSSEVPLLQFHDLENRKSK encoded by the coding sequence ATGATCAAAGGGCTAATCATGTTGTTGCTCTTAAACACAACCCAAGCTTGGATCTGCATGCTCTGTCCTTGCAAGAGTCTTGATTCCTGGGGTTGGGCAGCCAACTGCAATTTGATGGAACTCAAGGAGATGCCCCTCCTGAACTCAAGCATCAAAATTCTTCATCTGCAAAACAATAATTTGACCACTGTTCCTCTTGGTGCTTTGGATAACTTGACCAACTTGGAGGAAATTGATTTTTCCAACAACCCTTGGCACTGTGACTGCTCTATTTTATATCTCAAGGAGTGGCTGGCAGACTTCAATAAAAGTTCTCTTGCAAAGGCAACCTGTAAAACTCCAGCTTTTCTAAATATGAAGGCCTTGAGCCAGCTGAAAGGGAATGAACTGGAGGGATGTAGGAAACCCCTGCCAATTAGTTGCCTTGATTTTTTTTGGACGGACCTTGGTCTGATTATTTTGGCAATCATTGTCTTAATTTTAGCAGCATGCGTTTTGCAACGTTCAAAGCAGTTAGTTTTGCAAGCCAGCAGAAAGCAGCATTCTTCTGAAGTCCCACTGCTACAGTTCCATGACCTGGAAAATCGGAAGTCCAAATGA